A single genomic interval of Halobacillus halophilus DSM 2266 harbors:
- the cls gene encoding cardiolipin synthase — protein MNIIPYILSIILGLNVLLALAIIFLERRDASATWAWLMVLLFLPIAGFIFYLIFGRRLSNKEIFTWDKKSRLGLLAAVQDQLQAIKEGRLEINHPDIVPYEDLIYLHLKNNDALYSDNNEVEVFTDGQKKFHALIQDIESAQDHIHLLYYIVRDDKLGTRLADVLIRKAQENVEVKLLYDDMGSRLLKRKFVKRLRDAGVEVESFFPSFIPKVNLKINYRNHRKLAIIDGKIGYIGGFNIGDEYLGFNKRFGYWRDTHLRVEGNAVSNMQTRFILDWNQASRKDIVYEDRYYQAEPKGSTGVQIVSSGPDSEWEQIKHGYIKMILSAKEYVYVQTPYFIPDDSLLDALRIAVLSGVDVRIMIPNKPDHPFVYWATFSNIGDMLNAGAKIYIYQKGFLHAKTIVVDGNIASVGTANIDVRSFRLNFEANAFVYHPNIAKALSDRFHEDLTESTELTSKLYQSRSKWIRFKEAIARLLSPIL, from the coding sequence GTGAATATTATCCCATATATTTTAAGTATTATATTAGGTTTAAACGTCCTCTTGGCTTTAGCCATCATCTTTTTAGAGCGCAGGGATGCAAGTGCCACATGGGCCTGGTTGATGGTGCTTTTGTTTTTACCTATAGCAGGATTTATATTTTATTTAATTTTTGGAAGACGCTTAAGTAATAAAGAAATATTTACATGGGATAAGAAGAGCCGTTTGGGGTTGTTAGCCGCTGTACAGGATCAGCTGCAAGCTATAAAAGAAGGCCGTTTAGAAATCAACCATCCGGATATTGTTCCATATGAAGATCTTATTTACTTACATTTAAAAAATAATGATGCTCTTTATTCAGATAATAATGAAGTAGAAGTATTTACGGATGGACAAAAAAAGTTCCATGCTCTGATTCAGGATATTGAAAGTGCTCAAGACCATATTCACTTGCTTTATTATATTGTGAGGGATGATAAACTGGGTACCCGCCTGGCCGACGTATTGATACGAAAAGCTCAAGAGAATGTAGAAGTGAAGCTTCTGTATGATGACATGGGCTCTAGATTACTTAAAAGGAAGTTCGTAAAAAGACTAAGGGATGCCGGGGTTGAAGTAGAATCTTTTTTTCCTTCTTTTATTCCAAAAGTGAACCTGAAAATAAATTACCGTAATCATCGTAAATTAGCCATAATAGACGGGAAAATAGGTTATATTGGCGGATTTAATATCGGGGATGAATATTTAGGTTTTAACAAAAGGTTCGGTTACTGGAGAGACACCCATTTGAGGGTCGAAGGGAATGCGGTCAGTAACATGCAGACCAGATTTATTCTTGACTGGAACCAGGCTTCAAGAAAAGACATTGTTTACGAAGATCGATATTATCAGGCGGAACCAAAGGGAAGCACGGGAGTTCAGATCGTTTCCAGCGGACCTGACTCGGAATGGGAACAGATTAAACACGGATACATTAAAATGATTTTGTCCGCAAAAGAGTATGTGTACGTCCAGACCCCTTATTTCATACCAGATGACAGTCTTCTCGATGCCCTTAGAATAGCGGTGCTTTCAGGTGTGGATGTTCGAATTATGATCCCAAATAAGCCAGATCATCCTTTTGTTTATTGGGCTACATTTTCTAATATAGGGGACATGCTGAATGCAGGCGCAAAAATCTATATTTATCAAAAAGGCTTTTTACACGCTAAAACTATTGTAGTGGATGGTAATATTGCTTCTGTCGGTACCGCTAATATTGATGTGCGAAGTTTCCGTTTGAACTTTGAAGCGAATGCTTTTGTTTACCATCCGAATATTGCCAAGGCTTTAAGCGATCGTTTTCATGAAGATTTAACCGAATCTACCGAGCTTACGAGTAAGTTATATCAATCGCGCTCCAAATGGATTCGCTTCAAGGAGGCTATTGCGAGGCTGCTTTCCCCAATATTATAA
- a CDS encoding transcription repressor NadR, translated as MSPSSKKMKASERREHILSLLKQTKEPITGSSLAEEMNVTRQVIVGDVSLLKARNEPIVATSQGYMYMTDNKESLAYQRTIVCQHNAEQTEEELNILVDHGVHVYEVVVEHPIYGDLTAQLRISNRRDVKKFIDEVQSTNASFLLELTDGIHTHTISADSREALDEAEEALWQAGILMKN; from the coding sequence ATGAGCCCATCCTCTAAGAAAATGAAAGCAAGTGAGAGAAGAGAGCATATTTTATCCTTATTGAAGCAGACAAAAGAGCCCATTACTGGTAGTTCTCTTGCAGAAGAGATGAACGTTACAAGGCAAGTCATTGTAGGGGACGTTTCTTTACTTAAAGCAAGGAATGAACCCATAGTAGCTACGAGTCAGGGCTATATGTATATGACCGATAACAAGGAAAGTCTGGCTTATCAAAGGACCATTGTATGTCAGCATAACGCAGAGCAAACGGAAGAGGAGCTTAATATTCTTGTAGATCATGGAGTGCATGTATACGAAGTCGTAGTAGAGCATCCCATCTACGGAGATTTAACTGCCCAGCTTAGAATTTCAAATCGGCGTGATGTTAAGAAATTTATTGACGAGGTCCAATCTACAAATGCCTCATTTCTGTTGGAATTGACCGATGGCATTCATACCCACACGATCTCAGCAGACAGCAGGGAAGCACTAGATGAAGCTGAAGAGGCTCTATGGCAAGCGGGCATTTTAATGAAAAATTAA
- a CDS encoding glycoside hydrolase family 32 protein: MAERDQELRQAAAAEIDKYKEEVESDPYRLLFHHMPPVGLLNDPNGFVQWKGTYHLFYQWMPFDTGHGAKFWGHYTSKDFVNWVHEDIALTPSDWYDKNGVYSGSAVSHNDRLYLFYTGNVKDEEGNREAYQCLAVSDDGVNFEKQGVIAELPEGYTAHFRDPKVWKNGEHWYMVIGAQSKDLQGKAVLFQSENLYDWKHLGPVTGSLENNLDEFGFMWECPDIFELGDQDILMVSPQGLEEEGMNYANTYQSGYFAGKLNYEKPKLEHGSFHELDRGFEFYAPQTTLDEQGRRILIGWMGVPDQYEQAHPTVEKQWVHCLTLPRELTWNGEQIIQKPVNELKEMRGPALIHASITIENDQKAVRGIGGRATELNLEFEQIEDQFAVELFQYAAISYKDGILTLSRPHLENREKTEFRRVELPQGLRNLHLFIDQSALEIFVNNGEEVFTSRIFPQPEEEDILFTSLGESSFSIEQWKLSGFTFS, encoded by the coding sequence ATGGCTGAAAGAGATCAGGAACTGCGCCAGGCAGCAGCAGCAGAAATAGATAAGTATAAAGAAGAGGTAGAGTCTGATCCATACCGTCTGCTCTTCCATCACATGCCGCCGGTTGGGCTTCTGAATGATCCAAACGGGTTTGTTCAATGGAAGGGGACGTATCATTTATTTTATCAGTGGATGCCTTTTGATACAGGCCATGGAGCGAAATTTTGGGGACATTACACTTCGAAAGACTTTGTTAACTGGGTACATGAAGATATAGCTTTAACTCCTTCTGACTGGTATGACAAAAATGGTGTCTATTCAGGCAGTGCAGTTTCTCACAATGATCGGCTCTATTTATTCTATACAGGGAATGTAAAGGATGAAGAAGGAAATCGTGAGGCTTATCAATGTCTTGCCGTGTCAGATGATGGTGTAAACTTTGAAAAGCAGGGAGTAATTGCTGAACTTCCAGAAGGGTACACAGCTCATTTTAGAGATCCTAAAGTGTGGAAAAATGGAGAGCACTGGTACATGGTAATTGGAGCTCAAAGTAAAGACCTCCAAGGAAAAGCTGTCTTATTTCAATCAGAAAATTTATACGACTGGAAACACCTCGGCCCTGTTACAGGAAGTTTGGAAAACAACCTTGATGAATTCGGTTTTATGTGGGAATGCCCCGACATTTTTGAGCTCGGAGATCAGGATATATTAATGGTTTCTCCTCAAGGCTTAGAAGAGGAAGGAATGAACTACGCCAATACGTATCAAAGTGGATACTTCGCTGGGAAACTTAATTATGAAAAGCCTAAGCTTGAACATGGTTCTTTCCATGAACTGGACCGTGGTTTTGAATTCTATGCTCCCCAGACAACTTTGGATGAGCAGGGCCGCCGAATTCTTATTGGCTGGATGGGTGTCCCTGACCAGTATGAACAAGCACACCCTACTGTAGAGAAGCAGTGGGTTCATTGTTTAACACTGCCGAGGGAACTGACCTGGAATGGGGAGCAAATTATCCAGAAACCAGTTAATGAGCTGAAGGAGATGAGAGGACCGGCTCTTATCCATGCTTCTATTACGATTGAAAATGATCAAAAAGCCGTGCGAGGTATTGGAGGAAGAGCAACAGAACTGAATCTCGAATTTGAACAGATTGAAGATCAATTTGCTGTTGAATTATTTCAGTATGCTGCTATTAGTTATAAAGATGGAATCCTTACCTTATCCAGACCGCATCTGGAAAATAGGGAAAAGACGGAATTCCGCAGAGTAGAGCTTCCACAAGGACTAAGAAATCTACATTTATTTATTGATCAGTCTGCCCTTGAAATCTTTGTGAATAATGGAGAGGAAGTTTTCACTTCAAGGATATTTCCTCAGCCTGAAGAAGAAGATATTCTCTTCACTTCACTTGGAGAAAGCAGCTTTTCCATTGAGCAATGGAAGCTGAGCGGCTTTACATTTTCATAA
- a CDS encoding aminoimidazole riboside kinase has product MNKGVITLGEALIDFIPLDNENINFQKSPGGAPANVAVGLARLGARSSFLGKVGDDVLGKFLKKTLNDYGVSTEYMYLTQDTRTGVVFVTLDQSGERSFDFYINPSADRFLEESEVDEAIFENHNVLHFGSISMIDEPSKTATKTAVKKAREKGLMVSYDPNLRLGLWSSEEKARETILSMMGEADLVKISEEELEFLTGESDIEMGVEKLQKYDIPVLYVTLGALGSHVYIAEGHTQVPAMKVESVDTTGAGDAFVSGLLYQLSEHGTVEQLSLKELEDITRFASVSGALAASTKGAMTALPTKKEVEDYLN; this is encoded by the coding sequence TTGAATAAAGGTGTTATTACTCTTGGAGAAGCTTTAATCGACTTCATACCACTAGATAATGAAAATATTAACTTTCAAAAGAGTCCCGGAGGAGCTCCAGCAAACGTAGCCGTTGGACTAGCCCGTTTAGGAGCTAGATCTTCATTTCTAGGTAAAGTAGGAGATGATGTACTCGGTAAGTTCCTGAAAAAGACCCTGAATGATTACGGGGTCAGTACAGAATATATGTATTTAACACAAGATACGCGTACGGGCGTCGTTTTTGTTACACTGGACCAGTCAGGCGAACGCAGCTTTGATTTTTATATCAATCCGAGCGCTGATCGTTTTCTTGAAGAGTCGGAAGTAGATGAAGCAATATTTGAGAACCACAATGTGCTTCACTTTGGTTCGATCTCCATGATAGATGAACCTTCTAAAACAGCAACCAAAACTGCGGTAAAGAAGGCGAGAGAAAAAGGATTGATGGTTTCTTATGATCCCAATCTGCGACTGGGGTTATGGAGTTCAGAAGAAAAAGCAAGAGAAACCATTCTATCCATGATGGGTGAAGCAGACCTCGTTAAAATATCAGAAGAAGAACTGGAGTTTCTAACTGGGGAATCTGATATTGAAATGGGTGTGGAAAAATTACAAAAGTATGATATTCCTGTCCTTTACGTAACACTTGGAGCGCTGGGAAGTCACGTTTATATAGCGGAAGGTCATACTCAGGTCCCTGCTATGAAAGTCGAATCAGTAGATACGACAGGAGCTGGAGATGCCTTTGTTTCTGGATTGCTGTACCAACTGAGTGAGCATGGTACGGTTGAACAGCTGTCGTTAAAAGAATTGGAAGACATCACTCGTTTTGCAAGCGTATCAGGAGCTTTGGCTGCTTCAACAAAAGGAGCAATGACCGCTTTACCTACAAAAAAAGAAGTTGAGGATTATTTGAATTAG
- a CDS encoding PTS sugar transporter subunit IIA, producing MLKNLFGKKSVEEELVAPLNGKVVSLDEVDDPVFSQRMMGDGVAIQPTDGKVVSPISGEIVQIFPTNHAVGIKTKSGVEVLVHIGLETVSMEGEGFEGHVKTGDKVNAGDHLITFDPQLVEEKAKSSITPVIITNFDDAVESFDPSYSDTASAGETKIATLQTK from the coding sequence TTGTTAAAGAATTTATTTGGTAAAAAAAGTGTAGAGGAAGAATTAGTTGCTCCATTGAACGGAAAAGTTGTTTCATTGGACGAAGTAGATGATCCTGTATTCAGTCAGCGCATGATGGGTGATGGTGTTGCGATTCAGCCTACAGATGGAAAAGTAGTCAGCCCAATTAGTGGGGAGATCGTACAAATCTTCCCTACCAACCACGCCGTTGGAATTAAAACGAAATCAGGTGTGGAAGTGTTAGTTCATATTGGACTGGAAACCGTTAGTATGGAAGGTGAAGGCTTCGAAGGTCATGTAAAAACTGGTGACAAAGTGAATGCTGGAGATCACCTCATCACATTCGACCCTCAACTTGTAGAGGAGAAAGCCAAAAGTTCTATCACACCCGTAATTATTACGAACTTTGATGATGCTGTTGAGAGCTTTGATCCTTCTTATTCTGACACGGCAAGTGCAGGAGAAACAAAAATAGCAACTCTTCAAACAAAATAA
- the megL gene encoding methionine gamma-lyase produces MNRKEKRMETSMIHGGKHSDEFLRSLSMPIFQTSTFSFQNASEGERRFSGEEEGYIYTRLGNPTVKALEERMAVLEGGEKGLAFASGMAAVSAVLIALTKANDHILCSNGLYGCTYGLLTTLKEKYNIQHDFSLMETEEELRDRITDSTACLFIETPINPTMKVIDLRMVAKVAGEYNIPVVVDNTFCTPYLQRPLELGCDIVIHSATKYIGGHGDVIAGLVVGKKDFMDELAMNEQKDIGGVLSPFDAWLLIRGLKTLHIRLDRHSSSAGKIAKYLKHHPLVNEVYYPDIESPNLKGQMSDGGGVLAFDIEGGKEEAHQVMDQLKLIKIAVSLGDAETLIQHPASMTHAVVPEEERKKMGIGDNLIRLSVGLESVDDIWEDLEQALNAGAGKKKRT; encoded by the coding sequence GTGAATAGAAAAGAGAAACGTATGGAGACCTCTATGATTCATGGAGGCAAGCATTCCGATGAGTTCTTAAGAAGCTTATCCATGCCTATATTTCAAACATCCACTTTTTCATTTCAGAACGCTTCTGAGGGGGAGCGCCGCTTTTCAGGAGAAGAAGAGGGTTATATCTACACGAGACTAGGAAATCCTACTGTGAAAGCTTTGGAAGAGAGAATGGCAGTGCTTGAGGGAGGAGAAAAGGGATTGGCTTTTGCGTCTGGAATGGCAGCTGTTTCTGCCGTTCTTATTGCCTTAACGAAAGCCAATGACCATATCTTATGTTCCAATGGTCTATATGGATGCACATATGGTTTACTGACGACACTCAAAGAAAAATATAATATTCAGCATGATTTCAGCTTAATGGAGACAGAAGAGGAGCTGAGAGATAGAATTACTGACTCTACTGCATGCCTATTTATAGAGACTCCTATTAATCCAACGATGAAAGTCATTGATTTACGGATGGTTGCTAAAGTTGCTGGAGAATATAATATTCCTGTAGTAGTGGATAACACTTTTTGCACACCTTACTTGCAGCGGCCGCTGGAGTTAGGCTGCGATATCGTTATTCACAGCGCTACAAAATATATAGGGGGTCACGGAGACGTGATTGCCGGACTTGTTGTAGGAAAAAAAGACTTTATGGATGAATTAGCAATGAATGAACAGAAGGATATAGGAGGGGTACTTTCTCCATTTGATGCCTGGCTTTTGATCAGAGGCTTAAAAACCCTTCATATTCGTTTAGATCGGCATAGTTCAAGCGCGGGAAAGATAGCTAAATATTTAAAGCATCATCCTTTAGTGAATGAAGTTTATTATCCAGATATTGAAAGTCCTAATCTGAAGGGGCAAATGTCGGATGGAGGAGGGGTGCTTGCTTTTGATATTGAAGGTGGAAAAGAAGAAGCACACCAGGTCATGGATCAGTTAAAATTGATTAAGATCGCGGTAAGCCTCGGAGATGCAGAAACCCTTATTCAACACCCTGCATCGATGACACACGCTGTGGTTCCCGAAGAAGAAAGGAAGAAGATGGGGATTGGAGATAATCTCATTCGATTATCTGTAGGTCTTGAATCAGTAGACGACATTTGGGAGGACTTAGAACAGGCCCTGAATGCAGGAGCAGGAAAAAAGAAGCGGACGTAA
- a CDS encoding EAL and HDOD domain-containing protein yields MKKGRKQMEVFVARQPILNLNEEVYAYELLYRDSHVNQFTAIDASRATTEVLVNSFLTIGLDRLSQNKPCFINFTEKLLLDQIPKHFNPGQLIVEILEDVCFSEDLIGECRDLKEKGYTIALDDVISLEQLSNPHLLHYIDIIKVDIRVVPAKLRADIIHLAKAYDLTLLAEKVETREEHQACVLEGFKLFQGYYYSKPVVVSGIDIPFFTATYFQIIEELSVSGREVDVEKVVDILEQDLALTYKLLRLINSSNHQHSHVPIQSIKQAVMLLGADALKKWMYVLSIEQTERAASTASQFLVKTSLLRAKMCEQVAIKLRCGTLSDGCFLTGFMSLVDVGTKQTTSEAIQSLPLDVEIKDALNGERNLYRRILDIAIAMETAEFEILDRSLEELGIDFSEIFEIYGQAIAWADRLYQEHFSDNESDKVIK; encoded by the coding sequence TTGAAGAAGGGAAGAAAGCAGATGGAAGTTTTCGTGGCGCGGCAGCCAATCTTGAATTTGAACGAAGAAGTGTATGCTTATGAACTTTTATACCGTGACAGTCACGTGAATCAGTTCACTGCGATCGATGCCAGTCGAGCAACGACAGAGGTGTTAGTGAACAGCTTCCTAACGATAGGGCTGGATCGACTTTCCCAAAATAAACCTTGTTTTATTAATTTTACGGAAAAATTACTTTTAGACCAGATACCAAAGCATTTTAACCCTGGTCAGTTAATTGTAGAGATCCTGGAAGATGTTTGCTTTTCAGAGGACCTTATTGGAGAATGCCGTGATTTAAAAGAAAAAGGGTACACGATTGCTCTGGATGACGTCATTTCCCTGGAGCAGCTCTCAAATCCGCATCTGCTTCATTACATAGATATTATTAAGGTGGATATACGAGTGGTGCCAGCAAAACTTCGTGCAGACATCATCCATTTAGCTAAAGCCTATGATCTTACCCTGCTAGCTGAAAAAGTAGAGACGAGAGAAGAACATCAGGCTTGTGTCCTGGAGGGTTTCAAGCTCTTTCAAGGGTATTATTATAGCAAGCCGGTTGTCGTTTCAGGAATAGATATTCCTTTTTTTACAGCGACATATTTTCAAATTATTGAGGAACTATCTGTGTCAGGCAGAGAAGTAGATGTAGAAAAAGTGGTTGATATCTTAGAGCAGGATCTGGCTCTAACTTATAAATTATTACGGCTGATCAATTCCTCCAATCATCAACACTCCCATGTTCCCATCCAGTCCATTAAACAGGCAGTAATGCTTCTAGGGGCCGACGCATTAAAAAAGTGGATGTATGTGCTTTCTATTGAGCAAACGGAAAGGGCAGCTTCCACCGCTTCTCAATTTTTGGTTAAAACGAGCTTACTTAGAGCTAAGATGTGTGAGCAGGTCGCCATTAAGCTGCGCTGTGGCACCTTATCAGATGGATGTTTCTTAACGGGGTTTATGTCACTTGTAGATGTAGGAACGAAGCAGACCACTTCAGAAGCTATTCAATCCCTGCCGCTTGATGTAGAAATAAAAGATGCTTTGAACGGAGAGCGGAATTTATATAGAAGGATTCTAGATATAGCGATAGCCATGGAAACGGCTGAGTTTGAGATTCTTGACCGTTCTCTGGAGGAATTAGGGATTGACTTTAGTGAAATATTTGAGATATACGGACAGGCTATCGCCTGGGCAGATCGATTGTATCAGGAACACTTTTCTGACAATGAAAGTGACAAAGTAATAAAATGA
- a CDS encoding FAD-dependent oxidoreductase, with the protein MDKQQWTKPQPMWLEDTSLPSFNELKEDTSADVAVIGGGITGITTAYLLAKQGKQVILLDSDHLLNGTTGHTTAKVTAQHGLIYYELMKHFGTEDASLYYQAQMSAFSLIEELIQKYDISCDWKKEDALLYATTNKGALKLDQEYEAYRKIGIEGSLNESLPFDVEAKKALVMHNQARFHPLKYLSALIEEFTKLGGEIYENTKAIDLKEGAKLEIHTGSGATVTCDKAVSCSHFPFYDGKGFYFSRMYAERSYLMAIEPEREIPDGMYLSVDEPKRTIRTAEYNGKPILLVGGESHKTGMGVNTSFHYNAIEEFAAQTFGIKKKLFQWSAQDLTTLDKVPYIGPITRRNDRVFIATGFRKWGMTNGTLAAQLISQSVAGEDSLFHSLFKPSRFKTDPSMKQFLSQNFDVAVHLVEGKLELVADRPQNLKKGEGLVVQWKGERAGAFKDEEDQIHLLDTTCTHMGCEVEWNDAERTWDCPCHGSRFSFDGTVVEGPADQPLMKIAFPYPEQQQITSDEINAEEEQPDQI; encoded by the coding sequence ATGGATAAACAACAATGGACAAAGCCCCAGCCAATGTGGCTGGAAGATACATCACTGCCTTCGTTTAATGAATTAAAAGAAGATACGTCTGCAGATGTCGCTGTTATTGGGGGAGGCATCACTGGAATTACAACCGCTTATTTATTAGCTAAACAAGGGAAGCAAGTTATATTACTCGATTCTGATCACTTGTTAAATGGAACAACAGGTCACACCACAGCTAAAGTAACCGCTCAGCATGGGTTGATATATTATGAATTAATGAAGCATTTCGGCACTGAGGATGCCTCTCTCTACTATCAAGCTCAGATGAGCGCGTTTTCCTTAATTGAAGAATTGATTCAAAAATATGATATCTCCTGTGATTGGAAAAAGGAAGACGCGCTGTTATATGCCACTACCAATAAAGGAGCGCTTAAGCTTGATCAGGAATATGAAGCTTATAGAAAAATTGGTATTGAAGGATCCCTTAATGAGTCGCTTCCTTTTGATGTTGAAGCCAAAAAAGCACTTGTTATGCATAATCAGGCGCGCTTTCATCCTCTAAAATACTTATCCGCTTTAATAGAAGAGTTTACCAAGCTGGGGGGAGAAATCTACGAAAACACAAAAGCCATCGATCTTAAAGAAGGTGCCAAGCTTGAAATTCATACGGGTTCAGGGGCAACCGTTACCTGTGATAAAGCAGTATCCTGCAGTCACTTCCCATTCTATGACGGGAAAGGATTTTATTTCAGCCGAATGTACGCAGAACGTTCTTACCTCATGGCTATCGAACCCGAACGTGAAATACCTGATGGCATGTACCTTTCAGTTGATGAACCAAAACGCACGATTCGTACAGCTGAATACAACGGCAAACCCATTTTGCTTGTAGGAGGAGAAAGCCATAAAACAGGAATGGGAGTAAATACATCCTTTCACTATAACGCGATTGAAGAATTTGCTGCTCAGACCTTTGGAATTAAGAAGAAATTATTCCAATGGTCCGCCCAGGATTTGACGACGCTTGATAAGGTTCCTTATATCGGACCAATCACCCGGAGGAACGATCGTGTGTTTATAGCTACTGGGTTTAGAAAATGGGGCATGACGAATGGGACTCTTGCCGCTCAGCTTATTTCTCAATCTGTTGCAGGAGAGGATTCGCTTTTTCACTCTCTGTTCAAACCATCCCGGTTTAAAACAGATCCTAGTATGAAACAATTTCTCTCCCAGAATTTTGATGTCGCTGTTCATTTGGTAGAAGGGAAACTTGAGCTTGTCGCAGACCGTCCTCAAAATTTGAAAAAAGGTGAAGGATTAGTCGTTCAATGGAAAGGCGAACGAGCGGGAGCTTTTAAAGATGAAGAAGATCAAATTCACCTTTTGGATACCACCTGCACACATATGGGATGCGAAGTGGAATGGAATGATGCAGAACGCACTTGGGACTGTCCGTGCCACGGTTCAAGGTTCTCGTTTGATGGTACAGTTGTGGAAGGCCCGGCTGACCAGCCGCTTATGAAAATCGCTTTTCCTTACCCTGAACAGCAGCAAATCACATCTGATGAGATAAATGCAGAAGAAGAACAACCGGATCAAATATAA
- the rarD gene encoding EamA family transporter RarD, with product MISDQKLGIIYTAGAYILWGFLPIYWKLIQQIPAFEILAHRIVWSFVFMAFLVIVINKRKPFMKELRAIVNNKLRLIGITLASITISINWVTYIWAVNTDHVVEASLGYYINPLVSILLGMIVLKETFSRAQWLAFFLAGCGVLFMTINFGSVPWIALLLAFSFGSYGLLKKLVPLNAMYGLTIETLIVSPVALIYLLNQQSGHWMQVDWLSLTTVLVFGAGIVTAIPLLLFSAGAKRIPLSMVGFLQYFAPTIMLIIGVFLYNEPFTHIHAISFTLIWAGLAVYTVTRVKRLRKYEAKAS from the coding sequence ATGATCAGCGATCAAAAATTAGGAATTATCTATACAGCAGGAGCTTACATTCTATGGGGGTTCCTCCCCATCTACTGGAAACTGATTCAACAGATTCCAGCCTTTGAGATTCTCGCCCACAGGATTGTATGGTCTTTCGTTTTCATGGCATTTCTAGTCATAGTCATAAATAAACGGAAGCCCTTTATGAAAGAGCTTCGTGCCATCGTAAATAATAAACTCCGTTTGATTGGTATAACACTCGCTTCCATAACCATCAGCATAAACTGGGTCACCTACATATGGGCAGTAAATACCGATCATGTTGTTGAAGCCAGTCTCGGTTATTATATTAATCCGCTTGTCAGCATTCTTCTCGGAATGATTGTATTAAAAGAGACCTTTTCCAGAGCTCAATGGCTTGCTTTCTTTCTTGCGGGATGCGGTGTATTGTTTATGACCATTAACTTTGGTTCCGTGCCCTGGATTGCACTACTGCTTGCCTTCAGCTTCGGTTCTTATGGGTTACTGAAAAAGTTGGTTCCCCTTAACGCTATGTATGGATTAACCATTGAAACGCTTATTGTGTCACCTGTTGCACTTATCTATCTCTTAAACCAGCAAAGCGGTCACTGGATGCAGGTGGACTGGCTTTCTCTTACTACAGTGCTTGTATTCGGAGCTGGAATTGTCACCGCAATCCCTCTGTTACTGTTCTCAGCAGGAGCAAAACGGATTCCGCTTTCCATGGTTGGTTTTCTGCAGTATTTTGCCCCGACCATCATGCTGATCATTGGGGTTTTCCTATACAATGAACCATTTACACACATCCACGCCATCTCATTTACTCTAATATGGGCCGGTCTTGCTGTTTATACCGTGACTCGCGTGAAGCGTCTAAGAAAATATGAAGCAAAAGCGAGTTAA